The Kroppenstedtia pulmonis genome has a segment encoding these proteins:
- a CDS encoding M24 family metallopeptidase — MNQRLESIVQWLRHHQIDFSVFTSPSNIFYLSGFNCDPHERLLALFVFADAEPALVCPELDRTRVEEAGWKGEILGYRDSDNPWEQILESLKRRNAHQAQTIAVEKEHLSLERAESLKYICPSANLVSTENVVRQIRVTKDNREIQILEEAAQLADSAIEIGLKSLRPGCTELDVVAQIEYEMKKKGVESMSFSTMVLFGEKSGQPHGVPGMRQLKEGDFVLFDLGVIVKGYCSDITRTFAYRSVSDKQTHIYETVLQAQSATLEMCKPGIPVRQLDETARQIISQAGYGDYFPHRTGHGLGIEVHEYPSIHDKNEEILREGMVFTIEPGVYLPDLGGVRIEDDIVITSQGARTLTRFPKELQVIR, encoded by the coding sequence ATGAATCAACGTTTGGAATCCATCGTCCAGTGGTTGAGGCATCATCAAATAGACTTTTCTGTATTTACTTCACCCTCTAACATATTTTATCTGTCAGGATTCAATTGCGATCCCCATGAACGTCTCTTGGCCTTGTTCGTTTTTGCTGATGCAGAGCCTGCTCTGGTTTGTCCGGAATTGGATCGGACCCGAGTAGAGGAAGCGGGGTGGAAGGGAGAAATATTGGGCTATCGCGATTCCGACAATCCCTGGGAGCAGATCCTGGAATCTTTAAAAAGACGAAATGCTCATCAAGCGCAAACCATCGCCGTGGAGAAAGAACATCTTTCTCTGGAAAGAGCAGAATCCCTTAAATATATTTGCCCCTCTGCCAACTTGGTTTCTACAGAAAATGTGGTTCGGCAAATCCGGGTTACAAAGGACAACCGGGAGATTCAAATATTGGAAGAAGCTGCGCAATTGGCAGACTCGGCGATCGAAATTGGACTGAAGTCTCTTCGCCCGGGATGTACCGAACTGGACGTGGTTGCACAAATTGAATACGAAATGAAGAAAAAAGGCGTGGAATCCATGTCTTTTTCCACCATGGTCCTGTTTGGCGAAAAAAGCGGTCAACCCCATGGTGTACCAGGTATGCGACAACTAAAAGAGGGAGATTTCGTCTTATTCGACCTGGGTGTCATCGTCAAAGGGTATTGTTCAGACATCACCCGTACTTTTGCCTATCGTTCCGTCAGTGACAAACAAACCCATATCTATGAAACCGTTCTCCAGGCACAATCAGCCACATTGGAAATGTGTAAACCGGGAATACCGGTCCGCCAGTTGGATGAAACTGCCCGTCAAATCATTTCACAAGCCGGTTACGGCGATTACTTCCCCCATCGAACCGGTCATGGTCTGGGAATCGAGGTTCATGAGTATCCCTCCATCCACGACAAAAATGAAGAAATCCTGCGGGAAGGGATGGTTTTTACTATTGAACCCGGTGTGTATTTGCCTGATCTGGGTGGGGTACGCATCGAAGATGATATCGTCATCACCTCTCAAGGAGCCCGTACTTTGACTCGCTTTCCCAAAGAACTGCAAGTCATCAGGTAA
- a CDS encoding H-type small acid-soluble spore protein, whose translation MNILRAKEIMESAESVDVRYNGKQVMIQHVDEKTEMARIYLRAHPEQEQSVPLRMLQEG comes from the coding sequence ATGAACATCCTGCGAGCCAAGGAAATCATGGAATCTGCTGAGTCAGTGGACGTTCGTTATAATGGGAAACAGGTGATGATTCAACATGTAGATGAAAAAACAGAGATGGCTCGGATATATTTAAGGGCCCATCCAGAACAGGAACAAAGCGTTCCCTTACGGATGTTACAGGAAGGGTGA
- a CDS encoding superoxide dismutase — translation MFAYPNQAEHLRQKLISFIQSGRRALDKVDFVKDREKLISRINQLELNLYYAPPYKIPELSKQADQIKAHLSAQLHAHQPSVSSDLHSERDPQSESSRNHKKIPLQPVPIGQHRLPPLPYPYNALEPYIDEKTMYLHHDEHHKSYVEGLNKAEIMMAKARKTNNFELIKHWEREAAFNGAGHYLHTIFWNIMSPTGGGKPTGSLALQIKQDFGSFEAFKKHFSAAADKVEGGGWAILVWSPRSHRLEILQAEKHQNLSQWDVVPLLVLDVWEHAYYLKYPNKRKKYIDAWWHVVNWPAVQKRYEKASKLRWKPW, via the coding sequence GTGTTTGCTTACCCAAACCAGGCGGAACATTTACGCCAGAAGTTAATTTCATTTATTCAGTCAGGGAGAAGAGCATTGGATAAAGTTGATTTTGTCAAAGACAGGGAAAAGCTGATAAGTCGAATCAACCAATTGGAGTTGAATCTTTATTATGCTCCTCCTTACAAAATTCCCGAACTGTCCAAACAAGCAGACCAAATCAAGGCACACTTATCCGCACAGTTGCATGCCCATCAACCCTCTGTATCTTCCGATCTCCATTCTGAACGGGATCCCCAATCTGAATCCTCCCGGAATCATAAAAAGATCCCCTTGCAACCGGTTCCCATCGGACAGCACCGCCTTCCACCGTTGCCCTATCCCTATAACGCTTTGGAACCATACATCGATGAAAAAACCATGTATCTGCACCATGATGAACATCACAAAAGCTATGTGGAAGGATTGAACAAAGCGGAAATCATGATGGCAAAAGCCCGTAAAACCAATAACTTTGAGTTGATCAAACACTGGGAACGGGAAGCAGCTTTTAATGGAGCAGGTCATTATCTCCATACGATCTTTTGGAATATCATGAGCCCGACAGGGGGAGGAAAGCCAACCGGAAGCCTTGCTCTCCAAATCAAACAGGATTTCGGCAGTTTCGAAGCCTTCAAAAAACATTTTTCCGCCGCCGCCGATAAGGTAGAAGGCGGAGGATGGGCCATTTTGGTATGGTCTCCTCGATCCCACCGCCTGGAAATCCTGCAAGCAGAAAAACACCAGAACCTTTCTCAATGGGATGTGGTACCCCTTCTGGTCCTGGATGTCTGGGAACATGCTTATTATTTGAAGTATCCCAACAAGCGGAAAAAATATATCGATGCCTGGTGGCATGTGGTAAACTGGCCTGCTGTCCAAAAACGGTACGAAAAAGCATCCAAATTAAGGTGGAAACCCTGGTGA
- a CDS encoding DUF2627 domain-containing protein, with protein sequence MIYQRLLAILILCIPGAIGVLGWKWMREAFFNYAAGDGFSWLLFIGGGILFLFGLFFVGGFLFYRDEKRNNLQPMLRRKKKQSDQYDPSS encoded by the coding sequence ATGATCTACCAACGGTTATTGGCAATATTGATACTGTGCATACCAGGAGCCATCGGTGTACTGGGGTGGAAGTGGATGCGGGAGGCCTTTTTCAATTATGCCGCCGGGGACGGTTTTTCCTGGTTGTTGTTCATCGGTGGAGGAATCCTGTTTCTGTTTGGTCTTTTTTTCGTCGGCGGTTTTCTTTTTTATCGGGATGAAAAGCGTAACAATCTCCAGCCCATGCTTCGGAGAAAAAAGAAACAATCCGATCAGTACGATCCATCCAGTTGA
- a CDS encoding sigma-54 interaction domain-containing protein, producing MKRFVIVGGGKGGTALLNTLMQMNQVQVIGVVDLNLSAPAVQDARHLGIETGKDIKPFLKLNPDVILEVTGVTAVYNELCQITRGNTLVVSGEVANLIMQLIEEKEKWFDAWRQRKLELDAILNSTHDGMIAVNRDGKITLFNRAAEQLTGSSAEEVMGTEIRKTIPNTGLDRVLLSGEAELNRQHILPNGTEIVTNRKPVMDHSGRINGAVAVFRDMTEVRSLTQQITDLQSMKSQLQAIINSSDDAISVVDAEGRGILINPAYTRLTGLTPAEVMGKPADTDISEGESMHMKVLKTGEPVRGVPLKVGPYRKDVVVNVAPIMVGKELKGSVGIIHDMSEIKRLNQELEQARRIIRKLEAKYTFAEIIGESQVMKVALAEAKQGAKTRATVLLRGESGTGKELFAHAIHNDSSRKYNQFVRVNCAAITESLLESELFGYEEGAFTGARRGGKKGLFEEADGGTVFLDEIGELSVSTQAKLLRVLQEKEVIRVGGTKAIPVNVRVIAATHVDLEQAILEKRFRKDLYYRLNVLPIYIPPLRDRIKDIQPLSHHLIKKFNQEYGRHVKRISNEALGMLKEYSWPGNVRELENVLGRAMIHMKYQDQIIEQKHLLLLDLPRPVGDHHLVEKPSASLQEVIAWKESEYINQVLHQCHGNKTETARRLGISVRNLYYKLEKYEIQYEGNPQGEI from the coding sequence ATGAAGCGCTTTGTCATTGTAGGTGGCGGAAAAGGAGGCACAGCCCTGTTAAATACCCTGATGCAGATGAACCAGGTACAAGTGATTGGTGTAGTCGATTTAAATTTATCAGCTCCCGCTGTTCAGGATGCACGTCACCTGGGAATTGAGACTGGCAAGGATATAAAACCTTTTTTGAAATTAAATCCGGATGTTATTTTGGAAGTGACGGGTGTTACGGCTGTATACAATGAATTGTGCCAAATAACAAGGGGAAATACTCTTGTCGTCTCCGGTGAAGTGGCCAATCTGATTATGCAGTTGATAGAAGAAAAGGAAAAGTGGTTTGATGCCTGGCGGCAACGGAAGCTGGAGTTGGATGCTATTTTGAACTCCACTCATGACGGGATGATTGCTGTTAACCGTGATGGCAAGATCACCCTCTTTAATCGGGCGGCGGAGCAACTGACGGGATCCTCTGCCGAAGAGGTTATGGGAACGGAAATCCGCAAGACTATTCCCAATACCGGTTTGGACCGAGTTTTGCTCTCCGGTGAGGCAGAGTTAAACCGGCAACACATTTTACCCAACGGAACAGAGATCGTCACCAATCGCAAGCCGGTTATGGATCACTCCGGCAGAATTAACGGGGCAGTGGCTGTCTTCCGGGATATGACGGAAGTAAGATCCCTGACGCAGCAAATTACCGATTTGCAAAGTATGAAGAGCCAATTGCAGGCAATCATTAATTCCTCTGATGATGCCATTTCCGTTGTAGATGCAGAAGGGCGGGGTATCTTGATCAATCCGGCTTATACCCGCTTAACCGGTCTTACTCCGGCTGAGGTCATGGGGAAACCCGCTGATACGGATATTTCCGAAGGGGAAAGCATGCATATGAAGGTATTGAAAACCGGGGAACCGGTTCGGGGTGTTCCGTTAAAAGTGGGGCCTTATCGTAAGGATGTAGTGGTGAATGTGGCTCCCATTATGGTGGGGAAGGAATTAAAAGGAAGTGTGGGCATTATTCATGATATGTCCGAAATCAAGCGATTAAATCAAGAATTGGAACAGGCCCGACGCATCATCCGAAAACTGGAAGCCAAATATACCTTTGCAGAGATTATCGGGGAAAGCCAGGTAATGAAAGTGGCTCTGGCAGAGGCCAAGCAAGGGGCGAAGACCAGAGCCACTGTATTGCTGAGGGGAGAGTCCGGGACAGGCAAAGAGTTGTTTGCCCATGCGATTCACAATGATTCCAGCCGAAAATATAATCAGTTTGTCCGGGTAAATTGTGCGGCTATTACTGAATCACTCTTGGAAAGTGAATTGTTTGGGTATGAAGAGGGAGCTTTTACAGGGGCACGTCGAGGCGGTAAAAAGGGATTGTTTGAGGAAGCGGATGGGGGAACGGTTTTTTTGGATGAGATCGGAGAGCTTTCGGTCTCTACCCAGGCAAAGCTGTTGCGTGTACTTCAGGAGAAGGAAGTCATCCGGGTAGGGGGTACCAAGGCGATACCGGTAAATGTCCGGGTGATTGCCGCCACTCATGTGGATTTGGAGCAAGCCATTCTGGAAAAGCGATTTCGCAAGGATCTATATTATCGTTTAAATGTATTACCTATTTATATTCCTCCCTTGCGAGATCGGATTAAAGATATCCAACCCTTGTCCCATCACCTGATTAAGAAGTTTAATCAAGAATACGGACGCCATGTTAAGCGTATCAGCAATGAAGCTTTAGGTATGTTAAAAGAGTATTCCTGGCCGGGAAATGTCCGGGAGTTGGAAAATGTACTGGGTCGGGCCATGATTCATATGAAATACCAGGACCAAATCATCGAACAGAAGCACCTCCTTCTTTTGGACCTGCCTCGCCCTGTAGGGGATCATCACCTTGTGGAGAAGCCCAGTGCTTCGTTACAAGAAGTGATAGCCTGGAAAGAAAGTGAGTATATCAATCAGGTTTTGCATCAATGTCACGGAAATAAAACGGAAACAGCCCGTCGTTTGGGAATATCGGTACGGAACTTATACTATAAACTGGAAAAATATGAGATTCAGTATGAAGGCAATCCGCAAGGGGAGATTTAG
- a CDS encoding Leu/Phe/Val dehydrogenase, whose amino-acid sequence MKIFDELQQYDYEQLIFCQDRESGLKAVIAIHDTTLGPALGGTRMWTYASEEEAVIDALRLAKGMTYKNAAAGLNLGGGKTVIIGDPRKDKNEAMFRAFGRFIQGLNGRYITAEDVGTTVEDMDLIHEETRYVTGISPAFGSSGNPSPVTAYGCYMGMKAAAKEAFGDDSLKGKTIAVQGVGNVAYHMCQYLHEEGAKLVVTDINQENMERAVRDFEAETVDPEQIYDVDCDIFSPCALGAIINDDTINRLQCKVIAGSANNQLKDAEHGDILHEKGVVYAPDYVINAGGVINVADELLGYNRDRAYKKVEGIYQTILRIFEISKRDGIPSYKAADRMAEERIQSLHRSRKTFLTEERNLLNIKTR is encoded by the coding sequence ATGAAAATCTTTGATGAGCTACAACAATATGATTACGAGCAGCTGATTTTTTGTCAGGATCGGGAATCTGGCCTGAAGGCAGTGATAGCCATTCACGATACCACCTTGGGACCAGCTTTGGGCGGAACCCGAATGTGGACCTATGCTTCAGAGGAAGAAGCGGTGATTGATGCGCTGCGATTGGCTAAGGGAATGACTTATAAAAATGCGGCGGCAGGTCTCAATCTGGGTGGGGGTAAAACCGTGATCATCGGTGATCCCCGAAAGGATAAAAATGAAGCGATGTTCCGAGCTTTTGGCCGTTTTATTCAAGGGCTAAATGGCCGGTATATCACAGCTGAAGATGTGGGTACAACGGTGGAAGATATGGATCTGATCCATGAGGAGACTCGCTATGTAACAGGGATTTCACCCGCTTTCGGTTCAAGTGGAAACCCTTCCCCGGTTACGGCCTACGGTTGCTATATGGGGATGAAAGCGGCGGCCAAGGAAGCCTTTGGAGACGATTCCCTCAAAGGTAAGACGATTGCCGTTCAAGGTGTGGGCAATGTGGCTTACCATATGTGTCAATATCTGCACGAAGAAGGTGCCAAGCTGGTTGTAACGGATATTAACCAAGAAAATATGGAACGGGCTGTCAGGGATTTTGAAGCGGAAACTGTCGATCCGGAGCAGATTTACGATGTAGACTGCGATATTTTTTCACCTTGTGCTCTTGGAGCGATTATCAATGATGACACGATTAACCGGTTACAGTGCAAAGTGATTGCAGGTTCTGCCAACAACCAGTTAAAAGATGCGGAACATGGTGATATTCTCCATGAGAAGGGAGTTGTTTATGCTCCGGACTATGTAATCAATGCCGGTGGTGTGATCAATGTAGCCGATGAGCTTCTGGGCTATAACCGGGATCGGGCATATAAAAAAGTGGAAGGGATTTACCAGACGATCCTGCGTATTTTCGAGATTTCCAAGCGGGATGGAATTCCCAGCTATAAAGCGGCGGATCGGATGGCAGAGGAAAGAATTCAATCCCTGCATCGATCCCGCAAAACATTTTTAACAGAGGAGCGTAATCTGCTCAATATAAAAACCCGGTAG
- the lpdA gene encoding dihydrolipoyl dehydrogenase — MAENYDLVVLGAGPGGYVAAIRAAQLGLKTALVEKEKVGGVCLHKGCIPSKTMLRSAELFHDMKHAQEYGIAVGEVKLDIKGVHKRKNKVKDQLHKGVQHLLKRNGITVYNGTGRMLGPSIFSPLPGTISVEKSDGSDNDMLVPQQVLIATGSRPAGLPGVEVDGTFIMNSDHALEMDTLPQSIVIVGGGVIGVEWASMLGDFGVKVTLVEYADRILPFEDSDISKEMTRLLKKRKVKIVTGAEVLPETVKVDRDQVILEMKKKGKRESLTADRMLVSVGRLPNTRDIGLHNTSIRTEKDIIQVNEFMQTAESHIYAIGDVIGGYQLAHAASYEGILAVEHMAGKSPNPIDPLTIPRCTYSRPEVGSLGLSEEEAKKQGYDVKIGKFPFRALGKALVSGNSDGFIKLVADRKTDDILGVHMIGPHATDLISEAGLAKVLDATPWEIGQVIHPHPTLSEAYGEVALAVDGKPIHS, encoded by the coding sequence GTGGCTGAAAATTATGATCTGGTGGTATTGGGAGCGGGTCCAGGTGGCTATGTAGCAGCGATCCGTGCGGCACAGTTGGGTCTAAAAACAGCATTGGTGGAAAAGGAAAAGGTAGGTGGAGTTTGTCTGCACAAAGGATGTATTCCTTCCAAAACAATGCTTCGCAGTGCTGAATTGTTCCATGATATGAAACACGCACAGGAATACGGGATCGCAGTTGGGGAAGTAAAACTGGATATAAAGGGCGTACATAAGCGGAAAAATAAAGTGAAGGATCAGCTGCACAAAGGTGTTCAACATTTATTGAAGAGAAACGGTATTACCGTGTATAACGGAACCGGCCGTATGTTAGGGCCTTCCATCTTCTCACCTTTGCCCGGTACGATTTCCGTTGAGAAATCCGATGGCTCTGATAATGATATGTTGGTTCCCCAACAAGTCCTGATTGCCACGGGTTCTCGTCCGGCTGGACTGCCTGGTGTAGAGGTGGACGGGACCTTCATTATGAATTCGGATCACGCCCTGGAAATGGATACTCTCCCCCAGTCGATTGTTATTGTCGGAGGCGGAGTGATCGGGGTTGAGTGGGCTTCCATGCTGGGAGACTTCGGGGTGAAAGTAACCCTGGTGGAGTATGCAGACCGTATTCTCCCCTTTGAAGACTCAGATATAAGCAAGGAAATGACCCGTCTGTTAAAAAAACGAAAAGTGAAAATCGTTACAGGAGCTGAAGTTCTCCCGGAAACGGTTAAGGTGGACCGTGATCAAGTCATTTTGGAGATGAAGAAAAAAGGGAAGAGGGAGTCTCTTACAGCAGACCGAATGCTGGTTTCCGTCGGTCGACTTCCCAACACAAGGGATATTGGGTTACATAACACCTCTATCCGGACCGAAAAAGATATCATTCAGGTTAATGAGTTTATGCAGACTGCAGAATCACATATTTATGCCATTGGAGATGTAATCGGAGGATATCAATTGGCCCATGCCGCTTCCTATGAAGGGATACTGGCAGTGGAGCACATGGCGGGCAAAAGTCCAAATCCCATCGATCCGCTGACGATTCCTCGTTGTACATACAGCCGACCGGAAGTCGGCAGTCTGGGTTTAAGTGAAGAGGAAGCGAAGAAGCAAGGATATGACGTGAAAATAGGGAAATTTCCTTTCCGGGCTCTGGGAAAGGCGCTGGTTTCCGGAAATTCCGATGGTTTCATCAAGTTGGTGGCTGATCGAAAAACCGATGACATATTAGGTGTTCACATGATCGGTCCCCATGCGACGGACCTGATTTCTGAAGCGGGTCTGGCCAAAGTGCTGGATGCCACACCATGGGAGATTGGGCAAGTCATCCATCCCCATCCCACTTTGTCAGAGGCATATGGTGAAGTGGCATTGGCGGTGGATGGCAAACCGATTCATTCCTGA
- a CDS encoding thiamine pyrophosphate-dependent dehydrogenase E1 component subunit alpha yields MGVTRHKQLGLTDEQVLDMYRYMLLARKVDERMWLLNRAGKIPFVISCQGQEAIQVGAAFALDRKKDWLCPYYRDLGMMLVFGQSARDQMLSAFAKADDPNSGGRQMPGHFGDSRFRIVSGSSPVTTQLLHAVGVALASKMENEDLVTLTTFGEGSSNQGDFHEGLNFAGVHNLPVIFMCENNQYAISVPVEKQLAGGSVAARAHGYGFPGVQVDGNDPLKVYEAVKEATERARRGDGPTLIEAVSYRLVPHSSDDDDRSYRTAEEVEEARKKDSLVLFKKYLQETGLLSDKQDEELNKEIAKEVDEATEYAEQAAYPDPSETYTHVYGE; encoded by the coding sequence ATGGGAGTAACCCGACACAAACAGCTGGGATTGACGGATGAACAAGTGCTGGATATGTACCGTTATATGCTGTTGGCAAGAAAAGTGGATGAGCGGATGTGGCTGTTGAACCGGGCCGGTAAAATTCCTTTTGTAATCTCCTGTCAGGGACAGGAAGCGATTCAGGTGGGAGCGGCTTTTGCTCTGGATCGAAAAAAAGACTGGCTATGCCCTTACTACCGGGATTTGGGGATGATGCTGGTGTTTGGTCAAAGTGCCAGAGACCAAATGCTGTCAGCCTTTGCCAAAGCGGATGATCCGAACAGCGGAGGACGACAAATGCCCGGTCATTTCGGAGACAGTCGCTTTCGGATTGTGTCCGGCTCCAGTCCTGTAACGACACAGCTTTTGCATGCAGTGGGTGTGGCACTGGCCTCCAAGATGGAAAATGAAGATTTGGTAACACTGACTACTTTTGGTGAAGGATCCAGTAACCAGGGAGATTTCCATGAAGGATTGAATTTTGCCGGAGTGCACAATTTACCAGTGATTTTTATGTGTGAAAACAACCAATATGCGATTTCCGTTCCTGTGGAAAAACAATTGGCCGGGGGAAGTGTGGCTGCCCGGGCCCATGGTTACGGTTTTCCCGGTGTGCAAGTGGACGGAAATGATCCGCTGAAAGTATACGAGGCCGTCAAGGAAGCGACGGAGCGGGCCCGGCGCGGGGATGGACCCACTTTAATCGAGGCAGTGTCCTATCGATTGGTTCCTCATTCCAGTGATGATGATGACCGCAGCTATCGGACAGCAGAAGAAGTGGAAGAAGCACGAAAAAAGGATTCCCTGGTACTCTTTAAAAAATACCTGCAAGAAACCGGGTTGCTGTCAGATAAACAGGATGAGGAATTAAACAAAGAAATTGCCAAAGAAGTAGACGAAGCGACGGAATACGCAGAGCAGGCTGCATACCCGGATCCATCTGAGACATATACACACGTTTATGGGGAATAG
- a CDS encoding alpha-ketoacid dehydrogenase subunit beta, producing MPVISYIDAVTQALREEMKRDEKVFVLGEDVGVRGGVFRATNGLIEEFGPQRVLDTPLTESAIAGVSIGASVYGMRPVAEMQFADFILPAYNQIVSEASKMRYRSNNSWHCPLVIRAPYGGGVHGALYHSQSVEKLFTGVPGLKIVTPSTPYDVKGLLKSAIRDEDPVLFFEHKRCYRLIKGEVPDEDYTLPLGKAEVKRKGTDVTVISYGLTLHFALKAAEELEKEGISVHVLDLRTLIPLDKEAILEATAQTGKVLILHEDNLTGGFGGEVAAVIAEEAFFELDAPVRRLCGPDVPAMPYSPPLEKEFMLNPEKVAAAIRDLAEF from the coding sequence ATGCCGGTCATTTCTTATATCGATGCGGTCACCCAAGCTCTCCGGGAAGAGATGAAACGGGACGAAAAAGTATTTGTTCTCGGTGAAGATGTAGGTGTCCGGGGAGGAGTCTTTCGGGCCACAAACGGCCTGATTGAAGAGTTTGGCCCACAAAGGGTACTGGATACACCTTTGACGGAATCTGCCATTGCCGGTGTTTCCATCGGTGCTTCCGTTTATGGAATGCGGCCTGTTGCGGAAATGCAGTTTGCTGATTTTATATTGCCGGCATACAACCAGATTGTCAGCGAAGCGTCTAAAATGCGATACCGGTCCAATAACAGCTGGCATTGTCCCTTGGTTATTAGAGCCCCATATGGCGGGGGTGTTCATGGTGCTTTGTATCACTCGCAAAGCGTGGAAAAGTTGTTTACCGGTGTTCCAGGCTTGAAAATTGTGACACCATCCACACCGTATGATGTGAAGGGTTTGTTAAAAAGTGCGATTCGGGATGAGGACCCTGTATTATTCTTCGAACATAAAAGGTGTTATCGATTAATTAAAGGGGAGGTTCCGGATGAGGACTACACACTTCCCTTGGGCAAGGCGGAGGTGAAACGGAAAGGTACGGATGTAACGGTGATTTCCTATGGATTAACCCTTCATTTTGCCCTGAAAGCTGCAGAGGAGCTGGAAAAGGAAGGGATTAGCGTTCATGTGCTGGATCTGCGTACCCTGATTCCCTTGGATAAGGAAGCGATATTGGAGGCGACGGCTCAAACCGGTAAGGTTCTCATCCTCCATGAAGATAACTTGACAGGTGGATTCGGAGGAGAGGTGGCAGCGGTTATCGCGGAAGAGGCCTTCTTTGAATTGGATGCCCCGGTTCGCCGTCTGTGCGGTCCGGACGTTCCGGCAATGCCTTACAGCCCGCCACTGGAAAAGGAGTTTATGCTGAACCCGGAAAAAGTGGCGGCGGCTATTCGGGATCTGGCGGAATTTTAA
- a CDS encoding dihydrolipoamide acetyltransferase family protein: protein MAEDITMPQLGESVTEGTITKWLKQPGENINKYEPLCEVATDKVNAEVPSTISGTVTELVVEEGETVAVGQIICRIAAEGSEAVSSASVPDTVNSISEKLTEEDDSSTDTSMKRRYSPAVLRLAQENGIDLEQVKGSGRGGRITRKDLKKVIESGPVKNLPSEPAPRKEQEVSHRKAGVAAASNNLPSIQRETGDQEISLTSVRRTIAQRMSTSKHEAPHAWTMVQADVTGLVQLRRKIKDDFKAREGISLTYLPFFIKAVADSLKEFPYLNAQWGGDKIILKKRINISVAVATDDALYVPVIHDADEKSIIGLAKSINRLAEKTRSGKLNMEDLSGGTFTVNNTGSFGSIASQPIINHPQAAIISMESIVRQPVVVEDMIAIRDRVNLCLSLDHRILDGLMAGRFLQRVKERLEAYGPETDI from the coding sequence ATGGCTGAGGATATTACGATGCCCCAGCTAGGGGAGAGTGTGACGGAAGGGACTATTACCAAATGGCTGAAGCAGCCTGGTGAGAATATCAACAAGTACGAACCTTTGTGTGAAGTGGCTACGGATAAAGTAAATGCCGAAGTTCCTTCCACGATCAGCGGTACGGTTACAGAACTGGTGGTGGAAGAGGGTGAAACGGTAGCAGTAGGACAAATTATCTGCCGGATTGCAGCAGAAGGTTCCGAAGCGGTATCCTCTGCATCCGTTCCCGATACAGTAAATTCCATCTCCGAAAAACTGACGGAAGAAGACGACAGCTCCACCGATACCTCGATGAAACGCAGGTATTCGCCGGCTGTTTTAAGACTGGCCCAGGAAAACGGCATCGATCTGGAGCAAGTAAAGGGAAGCGGCAGGGGAGGACGGATTACACGGAAAGATCTGAAGAAAGTCATCGAATCAGGTCCCGTGAAAAATCTGCCAAGTGAACCGGCACCGAGAAAGGAACAGGAAGTATCTCATCGGAAGGCGGGAGTGGCTGCCGCTTCCAATAACCTGCCTTCAATCCAAAGGGAGACTGGAGATCAGGAGATTTCCTTGACCAGTGTCCGTCGGACCATTGCCCAACGAATGTCTACCAGTAAACATGAAGCCCCTCATGCTTGGACCATGGTTCAAGCAGATGTAACGGGATTGGTGCAATTACGCAGAAAAATCAAGGATGACTTTAAGGCAAGGGAAGGCATCAGCCTAACATATCTGCCTTTCTTTATCAAAGCAGTGGCAGACTCCTTAAAGGAGTTTCCATACTTGAACGCCCAGTGGGGCGGCGACAAGATTATCCTGAAAAAGCGTATCAATATCTCGGTGGCGGTAGCCACGGATGATGCTTTGTATGTTCCTGTCATCCATGATGCGGATGAAAAGAGCATCATCGGGTTGGCTAAATCCATAAACCGTTTAGCGGAGAAAACACGGTCAGGTAAGTTAAACATGGAAGATCTGAGTGGAGGAACTTTTACGGTTAATAATACGGGTTCCTTCGGTTCCATTGCTTCCCAGCCGATTATCAACCATCCCCAGGCGGCCATCATCTCGATGGAGTCCATCGTCAGACAACCGGTTGTGGTGGAGGATATGATCGCAATCCGGGATCGGGTCAATTTGTGCTTATCCTTGGATCATCGGATCCTGGATGGATTAATGGCAGGCCGCTTCCTGCAACGGGTCAAAGAAAGACTGGAAGCTTACGGTCCGGAAACCGATATATGA